The following are from one region of the Palaeococcus ferrophilus DSM 13482 genome:
- a CDS encoding TIGR02253 family HAD-type hydrolase: protein MIKAVFFDFVGTLITKRGEEVTHQNIVREVLRKAGREDLDVVEVWKAYEDASSRAFKALAGKPFKPVRIIDTEAMGEVGKEYGFEVPADFWEIHLRMHALHGELVEGTKEVLKGLRERGIHVGLVTDSDNDYLKAHLEALGLLEYFDSITTSEEAGFYKPHPAVFQLALKKAGVEGDETIYVGDNPSKDCVGARSVDMSSVLYDPEGSKRELWNECEFIISDLREVLKIVEEL from the coding sequence GTGATAAAGGCAGTGTTCTTCGACTTCGTGGGGACTCTCATTACCAAGCGGGGGGAGGAGGTTACCCACCAGAACATAGTGCGCGAGGTTCTCAGGAAAGCCGGAAGGGAAGACCTTGACGTCGTTGAGGTGTGGAAAGCCTACGAGGACGCCTCCTCCAGAGCGTTTAAGGCCCTGGCCGGGAAGCCCTTCAAGCCCGTCCGAATAATAGACACAGAGGCCATGGGGGAAGTGGGGAAGGAGTACGGCTTCGAAGTTCCGGCCGACTTCTGGGAGATTCACCTGAGAATGCACGCCCTCCACGGCGAGCTCGTTGAGGGAACCAAGGAAGTCCTCAAGGGGCTCCGCGAGAGGGGCATCCACGTTGGCCTCGTCACTGACTCGGACAACGACTACCTCAAGGCTCACCTCGAGGCCCTTGGGCTCCTCGAGTACTTCGATTCGATAACCACCAGCGAGGAAGCGGGATTCTACAAGCCCCACCCGGCGGTCTTCCAGCTGGCCCTGAAGAAGGCGGGCGTTGAGGGAGATGAGACCATCTACGTGGGCGACAACCCCTCAAAGGACTGCGTCGGTGCGAGGAGCGTTGACATGAGCAGCGTCCTCTACGACCCGGAGGGAAGCAAAAGAGAGCTCTGGAACGAGTGCGAGTTTATAATAAGCGACCTGCGCGAGGTTCTAAAGATAGTGGAGGAGCTTTGA
- a CDS encoding ASCH domain-containing protein has translation MRVYKLRVREEYLEMIKSGKKLIEARVAYPQLRGMKAGDKILFNDLIPAEVVWVKRYETFRQLLREEKIEKVFPDSPSYEEAVKRFHGMYPKWKEDRYGVMAIRFRLLGGKR, from the coding sequence GTGAGGGTGTACAAACTTCGTGTGAGAGAGGAATACCTCGAGATGATAAAGAGCGGAAAGAAGCTCATCGAGGCGAGGGTGGCCTACCCCCAGCTCAGGGGGATGAAAGCGGGGGACAAGATACTCTTCAACGACCTCATCCCCGCGGAGGTCGTGTGGGTTAAGCGGTACGAGACGTTCCGCCAGCTCCTTCGCGAGGAGAAGATTGAAAAGGTCTTTCCGGATTCACCGAGCTACGAGGAGGCCGTGAAGCGCTTCCACGGCATGTACCCCAAGTGGAAGGAGGACCGCTACGGTGTCATGGCCATAAGGTTCCGCCTCCTGGGTGGGAAGAGATGA
- the gyaR gene encoding glyoxylate reductase, with translation MKPKVFITRRIPENGIEILKGHFEVEVWEDEHEIPREVLLEKVRDVDALVTMLSERIDAEVFDAAPRLRVVANYAVGYDNVDIEEATKRGIYVTNTPDVLTNATADFAWALLLATARRLVEGDTFVRSGEWKRKGVAWHPLMYLGHDVYGKTVGIVGFGRIGQAIARRAKGFGMRILYNARSRKPDVEKELGAEFRPLEELLKESDFVVLAVPLTKETHHMINEERLKLMKPTAILVNIARGKVVDTGALIKALEEGWIAGAGLDVFEEEPYYNEELFALKNVVLAPHLGSATHGAREGMAELVARNLIAFKNGEIPPTLVNKKVLNARKPGFE, from the coding sequence ATGAAGCCGAAGGTCTTCATCACGCGCAGGATTCCCGAGAACGGGATAGAAATCTTGAAGGGGCACTTCGAGGTTGAGGTCTGGGAGGACGAGCATGAGATACCAAGGGAAGTCCTGCTTGAGAAGGTTCGTGATGTGGATGCGCTCGTCACGATGCTGAGCGAAAGGATTGACGCCGAGGTCTTCGATGCCGCACCGAGACTCAGGGTAGTGGCCAACTACGCCGTCGGCTACGACAACGTTGACATCGAAGAGGCGACCAAACGCGGAATCTACGTCACCAACACACCCGACGTCCTAACGAACGCCACCGCGGACTTTGCGTGGGCACTCTTACTCGCAACCGCCAGGAGGCTCGTTGAGGGGGATACCTTCGTCCGCTCAGGCGAGTGGAAGCGAAAAGGTGTCGCCTGGCACCCCCTCATGTACCTCGGCCACGACGTCTACGGCAAGACCGTCGGAATAGTCGGCTTCGGAAGGATAGGCCAGGCGATAGCGAGGAGGGCAAAGGGGTTTGGAATGAGAATCCTTTACAACGCCCGCTCAAGAAAGCCAGACGTCGAGAAGGAGCTCGGAGCGGAGTTCAGGCCCCTTGAAGAGCTCCTTAAGGAGAGCGACTTCGTTGTATTGGCGGTTCCGCTCACGAAGGAAACCCACCACATGATAAACGAGGAGCGCTTGAAGCTCATGAAGCCGACCGCGATACTCGTCAATATCGCACGCGGCAAGGTAGTGGATACGGGGGCGCTCATCAAGGCCCTCGAGGAGGGCTGGATAGCTGGAGCAGGCCTGGATGTCTTCGAGGAGGAGCCCTACTACAACGAGGAGCTCTTTGCTTTGAAAAACGTCGTTCTGGCACCGCACCTCGGCAGCGCTACCCATGGAGCGAGGGAGGGAATGGCAGAGCTCGTTGCGAGGAACCTCATAGCCTTTAAGAACGGCGAAATACCGCCGACGCTGGTAAACAAAAAGGTCTTAAACGCCAGGAAGCCAGGATTTGAGTGA
- a CDS encoding aminotransferase-like domain-containing protein — translation MEYDKFLAGRANWIKGSALADVMKKAAELRAKGRELISLSAGDPDPNLIPREVLGELAKEILREVPASVMYTPANGIPELREEISKFLEKYEGYSVSPDDIIITVGGTGALDLLGRVLIDPGDVVITENPSYINTLLAFEQLGAKVYGVPVDGEGMRTDLLEEKLRELKKKGVKVKFIYTIPTGQNPMGVTMSKERRKHLLELASEYDLLIVEDSAYNFMRYEGEATPLKVMDGEGRVIVAGTLSKVLGTGFRVGWIIAHGEVKQKILMEKSPIDFCAPTISQYIALEYLRRGYFEEYHLKQGLPGYREKRDAMLRALEEHLPEAEFTRPIAGMFVMLFLPEGADGMAFAEELMEKKGVVVVPGKPFYTDESGRNAIRLNFSRPSKEEIKEGIKRLAELYHEKF, via the coding sequence ATGGAGTACGACAAGTTTCTCGCGGGGCGGGCCAATTGGATTAAAGGCTCGGCCCTCGCCGATGTTATGAAGAAGGCCGCCGAGCTCAGAGCCAAGGGAAGGGAACTCATCTCCCTTTCGGCCGGCGACCCAGACCCGAACCTCATCCCGAGGGAAGTCCTCGGAGAGCTTGCGAAAGAAATACTTAGGGAGGTTCCAGCCTCCGTCATGTACACTCCAGCCAACGGAATCCCCGAGCTGAGGGAAGAAATCTCGAAGTTCCTTGAAAAATACGAGGGGTACAGTGTTTCTCCGGATGATATAATCATAACCGTTGGGGGAACAGGCGCCCTCGACCTCCTTGGAAGGGTTCTCATAGACCCCGGTGACGTCGTGATAACCGAGAACCCGAGTTACATAAACACACTTTTAGCCTTCGAGCAGCTGGGGGCAAAGGTCTATGGAGTTCCGGTTGACGGCGAGGGGATGAGGACAGACCTTCTTGAAGAGAAGCTCAGGGAGCTGAAGAAGAAGGGAGTCAAGGTGAAGTTCATATACACCATCCCCACCGGCCAGAACCCCATGGGCGTTACGATGAGCAAAGAGCGGAGAAAGCACCTTCTTGAGCTCGCGAGCGAGTACGACCTTTTGATAGTGGAGGACTCGGCCTACAACTTCATGCGCTACGAGGGTGAGGCGACTCCACTCAAGGTTATGGACGGGGAGGGCAGGGTGATAGTGGCTGGAACCCTCAGCAAAGTTCTCGGCACGGGCTTCCGCGTTGGGTGGATAATAGCCCACGGGGAAGTAAAGCAGAAAATCCTGATGGAGAAGTCCCCGATAGACTTCTGCGCTCCAACGATTTCCCAGTACATAGCCCTTGAGTATCTCAGGAGGGGCTACTTTGAGGAGTACCACCTCAAGCAGGGCCTCCCTGGATACAGGGAGAAGAGGGACGCGATGCTCAGGGCCCTCGAAGAGCACCTCCCGGAGGCAGAATTCACCAGGCCAATCGCGGGAATGTTCGTGATGCTGTTCCTGCCAGAAGGAGCGGACGGAATGGCCTTCGCCGAGGAGCTTATGGAGAAGAAGGGTGTCGTTGTTGTCCCTGGTAAGCCGTTCTACACCGACGAGAGCGGTAGAAACGCCATAAGGCTCAACTTCTCACGGCCGAGCAAAGAGGAGATAAAGGAAGGGATAAAGAGGCTTGCAGAGCTCTACCACGAGAAGTTCTGA
- a CDS encoding zinc ribbon domain-containing protein — protein MERRQLKCPLCGGIDFQVEEGKLDSKWGFTAHKVKIVICKNCGYVMMFYKGRTIWDFD, from the coding sequence GTGGAGAGAAGACAGCTTAAGTGTCCCCTCTGCGGGGGGATAGACTTCCAGGTCGAGGAGGGCAAGCTCGACAGCAAGTGGGGTTTTACGGCACACAAGGTCAAGATAGTTATCTGCAAGAACTGCGGCTACGTCATGATGTTCTACAAGGGAAGGACGATATGGGATTTCGACTGA
- a CDS encoding ASCH domain-containing protein, whose product MRHLKFDGRYREAILSGRKRATVRAGKVNLREGDEVFIHAGGYVLGRARIRRVERKSIEELTEEDAIKDGFSSREELLRALREHYPNLRGEVTVVEFELVERSRPVLSSELPYEGNSPLEIARMALKHLDLDQEDERLIRLFLKEGSLRKAAYKLGGMNRRYLIRDALRRAYKELKEKGLMDSKIG is encoded by the coding sequence ATGAGGCACCTGAAGTTCGACGGCAGGTATAGGGAGGCCATCCTCTCCGGCAGAAAGCGTGCCACGGTCAGAGCGGGGAAGGTGAACCTCAGGGAGGGCGACGAGGTCTTCATACACGCGGGGGGCTACGTCCTCGGAAGGGCTAGGATAAGGAGGGTGGAGCGGAAGTCCATCGAGGAGCTCACGGAAGAGGACGCCATAAAGGACGGCTTCTCAAGCAGGGAGGAACTCCTGCGGGCGCTGAGGGAGCACTACCCGAACCTCAGGGGGGAGGTAACGGTCGTTGAGTTTGAACTCGTGGAGAGGAGCAGGCCCGTTCTCTCCTCAGAGCTCCCCTACGAGGGGAACAGCCCCCTGGAGATAGCGAGGATGGCGCTCAAGCACCTCGACCTTGATCAGGAAGACGAGAGGTTGATAAGGCTCTTTCTCAAGGAAGGGAGCCTCCGGAAAGCGGCTTATAAACTCGGCGGCATGAACAGGAGATACCTCATAAGGGACGCTTTGAGAAGGGCGTACAAAGAGCTGAAAGAGAAGGGGCTGATGGACTCAAAGATAGGCTGA